In Delphinus delphis chromosome 11, mDelDel1.2, whole genome shotgun sequence, one genomic interval encodes:
- the MAPK11 gene encoding mitogen-activated protein kinase 11 isoform X2: MSGPRAGFYRQELNKTVWEVPQRLQGLRPVGSGAYGSVCSAYDTRLRQRVAVKKLSRPFQSLIHARRTYRELRLLKHLKHENVIGLLDVFTPATSLEDFSEVYLVTTLMGADLNNIVKCQALSDEHVQFLVYQLLRGLKYIHSAGIIHRDLKPSNLAVNEDCELRILDFGLARQADEEMTGYVATRWYRAPEIMLNWRHYNQTVDIWSVGCIMAELLQGKALFPGNDYIDQLKRIMEVVGTPSPEVLAKISSEHARTYIQSLPHMPQKDLRSIFHGANPLAVDLLGRMLVLDSDQRVSAAEALAHAYFSQYHDPEDEPEAEPYDESVEAKERTVEEWKELTYQEVLSFKPPEPPQPPGSLDVKQ; the protein is encoded by the exons ATGTCGGGCCCGCGCGCCGGCTTCTATCGGCAGGAGCTGAACAAGACGGTGTGGGAGGTGCCGCAGCGCCTGCAAGGGCTGCGCCCGGTGGGCTCGGGCGCCTACGGCTCCGTCTG CTCAGCCTACGACACGCGGCTGCGCCAGAGGGTGGCGGTGAAGAAGCTGTCGCGCCCCTTCCAGTCGCTCATCCATGCGCGGAGGACGTACCGCGAGCTGCGGCTGCTCAAGCACCTGAAGCACGAGAAC GTCATCGGGCTGCTGGACGTGTTCACGCCGGCCACCTCCCTCGAGGACTTCAGCGAAGT GTACCTGGTGACCACGCTGATGGGCGCCGACCTGAACAACATCGTCAAGTGCCAGGCGCTGAGCGACGAGCACGTTCAGTTCCTCGTGTACCAGCTGCTGCGCGGGCTGAAG TACATCCACTCGGCGGGGATCATCCACCGG GACCTGAAGCCCAGCAACTTGGCTGTGAACGAGGACTGCGAGCTGCGG ATCCTGGACTTCGGGCTCGCGCGCCAGGCGGACGAGGAGATGACTGGCTACGTGGCCACGCGCTGGTACCGGGCCCCTGAGATCATGCTGAACTGGAGGCACTACAACCAGACAG TGGACATCTGGTCTGTGGGCTGCATCATGGCCGAGCTGCTCCAGGGAAAGGCCCTTTTCCCAGGAAATGACT ACATCGACCAGCTGAAGCGCATCATGGAGGTGGTGGGCACACCCAGCCCTGAGGTTCTGGCAAAGATATCGTCGGAACAC GCCCGGACCTACATCCAGTCCCTGCCCCACATGCCCCAGAAGGACCTCAGGAGCATCTTCCATGGAGCCAACCCCCTGG CTGTGGACCTCCTGGGACGGATGCTGGTGCTGGACAGTGACCAGAGGGTCAGTGCAGCCGAGGCCCTGGCCCATGCCTACTTCAGCCAGTACCACGACCCCGAGGATGAGCCCGAGGCCGAGCCCTACGACGAAAGCGTTGAGGCCAAGGAGCGCACGGTGGAGGAGTGGAAGG AGCTCACCTACCAGGAAGTCCTCAGCTTCAAGCCCCCAGAGCCACCGCAGCCGCCTGGCAGCCTGGACGTTAAGCAGTGA
- the MAPK11 gene encoding mitogen-activated protein kinase 11 isoform X3: MGADLNNIVKCQALSDEHVQFLVYQLLRGLKYIHSAGIIHRDLKPSNLAVNEDCELRILDFGLARQADEEMTGYVATRWYRAPEIMLNWRHYNQTVDIWSVGCIMAELLQGKALFPGNDYIDQLKRIMEVVGTPSPEVLAKISSEHARTYIQSLPHMPQKDLRSIFHGANPLAVDLLGRMLVLDSDQRVSAAEALAHAYFSQYHDPEDEPEAEPYDESVEAKERTVEEWKGGPEGCVPQRLSAACFLQEVLQFLLRVV; the protein is encoded by the exons ATGGGCGCCGACCTGAACAACATCGTCAAGTGCCAGGCGCTGAGCGACGAGCACGTTCAGTTCCTCGTGTACCAGCTGCTGCGCGGGCTGAAG TACATCCACTCGGCGGGGATCATCCACCGG GACCTGAAGCCCAGCAACTTGGCTGTGAACGAGGACTGCGAGCTGCGG ATCCTGGACTTCGGGCTCGCGCGCCAGGCGGACGAGGAGATGACTGGCTACGTGGCCACGCGCTGGTACCGGGCCCCTGAGATCATGCTGAACTGGAGGCACTACAACCAGACAG TGGACATCTGGTCTGTGGGCTGCATCATGGCCGAGCTGCTCCAGGGAAAGGCCCTTTTCCCAGGAAATGACT ACATCGACCAGCTGAAGCGCATCATGGAGGTGGTGGGCACACCCAGCCCTGAGGTTCTGGCAAAGATATCGTCGGAACAC GCCCGGACCTACATCCAGTCCCTGCCCCACATGCCCCAGAAGGACCTCAGGAGCATCTTCCATGGAGCCAACCCCCTGG CTGTGGACCTCCTGGGACGGATGCTGGTGCTGGACAGTGACCAGAGGGTCAGTGCAGCCGAGGCCCTGGCCCATGCCTACTTCAGCCAGTACCACGACCCCGAGGATGAGCCCGAGGCCGAGCCCTACGACGAAAGCGTTGAGGCCAAGGAGCGCACGGTGGAGGAGTGGAAGGGTGGGCCTGAGGGCTGCGTCCCCCAGAGGCTGAGCGCTGCCTGTTTTCTGCAGGAAGTGCTCCAGTTTCTCTTGAGAGTGGTCTGA
- the MAPK11 gene encoding mitogen-activated protein kinase 11 isoform X1: MSGPRAGFYRQELNKTVWEVPQRLQGLRPVGSGAYGSVCSAYDTRLRQRVAVKKLSRPFQSLIHARRTYRELRLLKHLKHENVIGLLDVFTPATSLEDFSEVYLVTTLMGADLNNIVKCQALSDEHVQFLVYQLLRGLKYIHSAGIIHRDLKPSNLAVNEDCELRILDFGLARQADEEMTGYVATRWYRAPEIMLNWRHYNQTVDIWSVGCIMAELLQGKALFPGNDYIDQLKRIMEVVGTPSPEVLAKISSEHARTYIQSLPHMPQKDLRSIFHGANPLAVDLLGRMLVLDSDQRVSAAEALAHAYFSQYHDPEDEPEAEPYDESVEAKERTVEEWKGGPEGCVPQRLSAACFLQEVLQFLLRVV; the protein is encoded by the exons ATGTCGGGCCCGCGCGCCGGCTTCTATCGGCAGGAGCTGAACAAGACGGTGTGGGAGGTGCCGCAGCGCCTGCAAGGGCTGCGCCCGGTGGGCTCGGGCGCCTACGGCTCCGTCTG CTCAGCCTACGACACGCGGCTGCGCCAGAGGGTGGCGGTGAAGAAGCTGTCGCGCCCCTTCCAGTCGCTCATCCATGCGCGGAGGACGTACCGCGAGCTGCGGCTGCTCAAGCACCTGAAGCACGAGAAC GTCATCGGGCTGCTGGACGTGTTCACGCCGGCCACCTCCCTCGAGGACTTCAGCGAAGT GTACCTGGTGACCACGCTGATGGGCGCCGACCTGAACAACATCGTCAAGTGCCAGGCGCTGAGCGACGAGCACGTTCAGTTCCTCGTGTACCAGCTGCTGCGCGGGCTGAAG TACATCCACTCGGCGGGGATCATCCACCGG GACCTGAAGCCCAGCAACTTGGCTGTGAACGAGGACTGCGAGCTGCGG ATCCTGGACTTCGGGCTCGCGCGCCAGGCGGACGAGGAGATGACTGGCTACGTGGCCACGCGCTGGTACCGGGCCCCTGAGATCATGCTGAACTGGAGGCACTACAACCAGACAG TGGACATCTGGTCTGTGGGCTGCATCATGGCCGAGCTGCTCCAGGGAAAGGCCCTTTTCCCAGGAAATGACT ACATCGACCAGCTGAAGCGCATCATGGAGGTGGTGGGCACACCCAGCCCTGAGGTTCTGGCAAAGATATCGTCGGAACAC GCCCGGACCTACATCCAGTCCCTGCCCCACATGCCCCAGAAGGACCTCAGGAGCATCTTCCATGGAGCCAACCCCCTGG CTGTGGACCTCCTGGGACGGATGCTGGTGCTGGACAGTGACCAGAGGGTCAGTGCAGCCGAGGCCCTGGCCCATGCCTACTTCAGCCAGTACCACGACCCCGAGGATGAGCCCGAGGCCGAGCCCTACGACGAAAGCGTTGAGGCCAAGGAGCGCACGGTGGAGGAGTGGAAGGGTGGGCCTGAGGGCTGCGTCCCCCAGAGGCTGAGCGCTGCCTGTTTTCTGCAGGAAGTGCTCCAGTTTCTCTTGAGAGTGGTCTGA